A DNA window from Bos javanicus breed banteng chromosome 10, ARS-OSU_banteng_1.0, whole genome shotgun sequence contains the following coding sequences:
- the ZFP36L1 gene encoding mRNA decay activator protein ZFP36L1, protein MTTTLVSATIFDLSEVLCKGNKMLNYSTPSAGGCLLDRKAVGTPAGGGFPRRHSVTLPSSKFHQNQLLSSLKGEPAPALSSRDSRFRDRSFSEGGERLLPPQKQPGSGQVNSSRYKTELCRPFEENGACKYGDKCQFAHGIHELRSLTRHPKYKTELCRTFHTIGFCPYGPRCHFIHNAEERRALAGARDLSADRPRLQHSFSFAGFPSAAATAAATGLLDSPTSITPPPILSADDLLGSPTLPDGTNNPFAFSSQELASLFAPSMGLPGGGSPTTFLFRPMSESPHMFDSPPSPQDSLSDQEGYLSSSSSSHSGSDSPTLDNSRRLPIFSRLSISDD, encoded by the exons ATGACCACCACCCTCGTGTCTGCCACCATCTTCGACTTGAGCGAAGTTTTATGCAAG GGTAACAAGATGCTCAACTACAGTACTCCCAGTGCCGGGGGTTGCCTGCTGGACAGGAAGGCAGTGGGCACCCCTGCCGGTGGGGGCTTCCCCCGGAGGCACTCGGTCACTCTGCCCAGCTCCAAATTCCACCAGAACCAGCTCCTCAGTAGCCTCAAGGGTGAGCCAGCCCCAGCTCTGAGCTCTCGGGACAGCCGCTTCCGAGACCGCTCTTTCTCAGAAGGGGGCGAGCGGCTGCTGCCCCCCCAGAAGCAGCCGGGAAGCGGCCAGGTCAACTCCAGCCGCTACAAGACGGAGCTGTGCCGCCCCTTCGAGGAGAACGGAGCCTGTAAGTACGGCGACAAGTGCCAGTTCGCCCACGGCATCCACGAGCTCCGAAGCCTGACCCGCCACCCCAAGTACAAGACGGAGCTGTGCCGCACCTTCCACACCATCGGCTTCTGCCCCTACGGGCCCCGCTGCCACTTCATCCACAACGCCGAGGAGCGCCGTGCCCTGGCCGGGGCCCGGGACCTCTCTGCTGACCGTCCCCGCCTCCAGCATAGCTTTAGCTTTGCTGGGTTTCCCAgtgccgccgccaccgccgctgcCACGGGGCTGCTGGACAGCCCCACATccatcaccccaccccccatcctgaGCGCCGATGACCTCCTGGGCTCACCCACCCTCCCCGATGGCACCAATAACCCCTTCGCCTTCTCCAGCCAGGAGCTGGCGAGCCTCTTTGCCCCTAGCATGGGGCTGCCCGGGGGTGGCTCCCCGACCACCTTCCTCTTCCGGCCCATGTCTGAGTCCCCTCACATGTTTGACTCTCCCCCCAGCCCTCAGGATTCTCTCTCGGACCAGGAGGGCTACCTGAGCAGCTCCAGCAGCAGCCACAGTGGCTCAGACTCCCCTACTTTGGACAACTCAAGACGCCTGCCCATTTTCAGCAGACTTTCCATCTCAGATGACTAA